AGATAACAAGTGGGCTAGCACcctgtggtggaggcaggagaattagaggAAAACATGAATGAAGCTGGAAGTGGTAAGATTCAAAAAGGTAGAAACTGGAGAAAGAAGCAAGCAGAGAGATCAAATAAACCAAGCCtcccaggtagtggtggtgcacacctttaatcctagcacttgggaatcagaggcaggtggatatttcggttgaggccagcctggtctacagagtgagttcaaggacagtcagagctacagagataccctgtctcgaaaaataagcaaacaaaaaacagtaaacaagcaaacaaaccaggcCTGAAGTTGAGAGGTGAGAGCAGGGAATTACCTTCTCAATGTGGCTTATAAATCGTTCAGTTCTCCTTCTACTCTAAATCAGTGCTTGACCCATGCACGGGAAAGCATCCATATAAGAAAGGCTCATCATGCTCTACCTTACAGACAGACGAGTAAGGCTAATAAGTCTAATAAGGGCAGCCCTAAGGTAGGGAGACAAAAATACAGGGATATTcagcaaatgagatagcagagGGGTAAAAGCCGAGGATGTGAATGAAGTAAGGAAGAGTCTCTCTTGTTTGAAGACCATTTGTGCTGAGGGGTACTTTAAGCTGATCTAAGTGACGCAGTAGGCAGTTCTGATGACACAGAGGGAAACCCTTGAAGCTCAACAGGCACAGGTGAAGAATTCGCTTCTGATAGACAAGAGTGTTTCCAGGATAAGCAGGAAGGTGGAGTTGGGATAGAGGGGTGGTGGCCCTGATGGTGGGAAGGGGGAGCTGCTGGGTGCTTCCATTTTCACAAGGAAGTCTAAGTCCGAGTCCTCACGTAGGACAGAACATGGTCTGGGTGTGAGGGGTAGGAGGGTAGGAGGCTTAAAGGGGGAGAAAGTCAGACCCAAACTGGGTGTGGTATAGGAGTGCCAGACATTGAGAGCTGTACTATGGAACTAAAATAAAGGACATCCAACTTAAAAAGTTCTGATTACTCCCTCTCACAAGCGTTTAGGTGGCACCCATTCTTCACGAGCGAGAAAACTGTTAGTCCAGGAGTTACAACAGGAGAGTGAAACAGTTGATAAACTTAAGACCATGTCTTTTGACTTCCGGTTTGCTAAAGCAGATTCCTACTACTATCAACAACATCAAGAAATGATCAAAGAAGCATGGAATTATACACCAGATTCAGAATGGAACATTAacccagaggaagagaagaagtcaagaagaaaaacatcagacaatgaaaaaaaatgggacTATCTAGTATCTGAGAGAGAAATAAATCACATAGAAAAACACATACTGAGAGCTGAGCGGGCTAGAGGCCTCAGAGACGACAAATATAGACTACTCCCTGAGAGAATTCCAAGTGAAACCCTTTCCCCAAAACCATTAATACAAgaagatgaaaagaataaaaatatccagAAAACATACAAAGCTGTACCCCAAAAGCCCAAAGTAGCATGGGCAAAGGAGCAGATGAAGCGACATAAAGACCGAATGATTCGAGCGAGAGAACTCACAGAACAGAAGAATGATGAAAAGAAGACTCAAAAATTCCCCAGCCATGGTCGTCCTCTCTTCAAATCACGagtgaagaaggaggaaaagaaagagtttgAAAAGGTCACAGCTTATCCTATCTACCAGCCTTCCCAGGAAAAACTTATAGAGGTGACTATTCTGATGGAAAAGTCGAAAGTGGATAAAATACAAAAACCACTCCACAGAGAGCTCTTGA
The nucleotide sequence above comes from Peromyscus maniculatus bairdii isolate BWxNUB_F1_BW_parent chromosome 1, HU_Pman_BW_mat_3.1, whole genome shotgun sequence. Encoded proteins:
- the LOC102917112 gene encoding uncharacterized protein LOC102917112, which produces MELANSRTMAEARNNVEKEPQTAEPAQVSTRALRRTCIARLPPQNGPPPRAVTSQPPMVADSEWFGLSAEEQLAWAKCSEDPRIAVGSYSPLEKKIKRLGGTHSSRARKLLVQELQQESETVDKLKTMSFDFRFAKADSYYYQQHQEMIKEAWNYTPDSEWNINPEEEKKSRRKTSDNEKKWDYLVSEREINHIEKHILRAERARGLRDDKYRLLPERIPSETLSPKPLIQEDEKNKNIQKTYKAVPQKPKVAWAKEQMKRHKDRMIRARELTEQKNDEKKTQKFPSHGRPLFKSRVKKEEKKEFEKVTAYPIYQPSQEKLIEVTILMEKSKVDKIQKPLHRELLSMPPFLKSQLEKKKKLKLFP